Part of the Paenibacillus guangzhouensis genome is shown below.
TTAAAGCCCGCTTCATACGCGACATCTGTAATTTTGAGCGTCGTGCTGACGAGCAGGTTGCAGGCATGGGCGATACGGATACGCTCGAGAATAGCGTAATAGTTCTCTCCGGCCAACTGCTTGAAGGAGGCGCTGATGTACGAGACGCTGTAGTTGAATTTCTTCGCTAACATCTCGAGCGTAATATCTTCTTTGAAATGAAGATATACGTACGAGATGATCTCCCGCATTCCCTTGGAGAGGGCAACCTCTTGCAGATTGGCCTGACTCGGCGAAATGTACCGCTGACGATATCGGTTGAACAACACGAAGACTTGAACGAGCTTCGCGATGAACATGACGCGGTTCCATGTCTGCTCCGCTTGGTATTCTGCGTACATTTGATCGAATAACAGCCTGACCTCGGCAGCCGTCTCGTCATCGAGCCGGTAGGTCGTGCTCGCGTCGAACTCGGCGCCCCGCAGCAGACGATGCAGATCGAACAGCGTATCGCCGCCGAAGAAAGCCTTTAAGCCGATTGCACCAACATACAGGTACAGCTCTTCGCCCGGATCGATCTCGATTTCGTGGACTTGATGCGGGAATAGGAGCGAGAACGTGCCTGGTACCAGCTCTTTGCTGACGCCATCGATGATCTCCACGCCTCGTCCTTGAATCACGTAAGTGAATTCGACGAACTGGTGGACATGCGGTGGGATGTGCGTATCAAGATGGTGAATTTTTAAGGTAAAAGGGAAATCGCCATGAACTTCATCGTCGCCTTGCAAATAGTACGGAAACATATGAAATGCCTCTTTCTGAGCAGAATAGGAATGATCAACTCACCCTATTTTAGCATGAATAGTGATAGATATTCTAAAATATTGATAGGCGGTCAACCGGGTTGATTCACTACAATGAGTATATATCTTGATAGATATCATCCAAGGAGTGATCTAATGAAATACATTGACTATGTGAATCCCCTGCAAGGGACCGATTCCATCTACCCATATTCGAACGGCAACACGCTGCCGCTTACCTCATTGCCCTTCGCGATGAACGCTTGGGCGCTTCAGACCTCCGAAGCTGGCGGCGGCTGGTGGTTCAGCCCGAACCATAACCGCACAGAAGGCTTCCGCTTGACGCACCAACCAAGTCCATGGATTGGCGACTACGGTCATATGACCTTCATCCCGCAGACAGGCCCTCTGAAGACTTCGGGCCACGACCGTTCGTCTTCCTTCCGCAAGAAGGACTTCATCGTGCGTCCAGACTACATGAAGATTCATCTGCTGCGCTATCAGACGACGATGGAGCTTGCGCCGACAACACGTTGTGCGAGCATTCGCTTAACGTATAAACGCCGTGATGAAGCCCGGTTCATTCTAGCGCCATTCCCAGGCGAGTCTGCGATGAAGATCGACTCGACGAGCAACACGTTGACAGGCTATACAACTGCCAAAGCAGGCGGTACGCCGGAGAACTACCGGATGTATTTCGCGATCCGCTTCAACTGTGCGATCAACGGGGAACACAGCGGATTATTCGATGCGCAGCATAACACCAACTCGGATCTTAGCGGTACGGGCGAACGTCTAGGCGCATACGTAAGCTTCGAGCTTCCGTCAGACGGCATCGTCGAAGCAAGCTTCAGCACATCCTTTATCAGCCAGGAGCAAGCCTTCACGAACCTCGATCGCGAGATTGGCACGCAGTCATTCGAAGCTATCCGCCAAGCGGCAACAGCGATTTGGGAGAAGCAGCTCGGCGTCATTGAGGTCGAGAGTGACGATGAAGACAAGTTGAAGACCTTCTACACGAGCCTATATCGGACATCCCTGTTCCCGCATGCGATTCACGAATATACCGCAGACGGCGAGCAGGTTCACTTCAGCCCGTACAACGGCAAGATTGAG
Proteins encoded:
- a CDS encoding AraC family transcriptional regulator — protein: MFPYYLQGDDEVHGDFPFTLKIHHLDTHIPPHVHQFVEFTYVIQGRGVEIIDGVSKELVPGTFSLLFPHQVHEIEIDPGEELYLYVGAIGLKAFFGGDTLFDLHRLLRGAEFDASTTYRLDDETAAEVRLLFDQMYAEYQAEQTWNRVMFIAKLVQVFVLFNRYRQRYISPSQANLQEVALSKGMREIISYVYLHFKEDITLEMLAKKFNYSVSYISASFKQLAGENYYAILERIRIAHACNLLVSTTLKITDVAYEAGFKSYSTFARVFQARMNMSPTMYRKNKGIAL